TGCGCGACGCGCGATCAGGCAGTGGAAAACATCCAGGCCCAGCCCAAGCTCGACCTCGGATTTTAACGCCATCTCGGATGTAAACGGCCTTCGCACACAAAACAGGGATGGTGCATACACACCATCCCATCATCGCTTCATGCACCTGTATTCCGTAACGGCTCAGCGGTCCGCACTGACGACCGCGCCGACACCCACTTCGTCCAGCATGACATCTGCCAAGGAAATGGAGTCCAGCGCGCGCGTGATGGCGTCCGTCACACGCAGCCACACACTCCGCGTGTGGCACCCGCGGATGCGGCCGCAGAAGTTCTCGCTGGCGTTCTCTTCCGCTTGCCCGTCGTCTGCACCGCGATCGGTCACACATCCAATCGGCGACAGCGAACCTTCCAGTACGCGCACCAGCGCCCCAACGGAAATGTCCTCCGGCGGCCGGCTCAGCATGTACCCGCCGTTGACGCCGCGCACGCTCTTGACAAACCCGGCGCGCCGCAGCTTCCCGACGATTTGATCGAGAAACTGCTCAGGAATGGCTTCGGACTCGGCAATGGTCGGCAGCGAGATGGGCTGCTCCTGACCCGCCAAGATGGCCAGTGCGACCATGGCCCGGAGCCCATACTCCGTTTTTTGGGAAACCTTCACGATGGTCCCTCCTTGCTCAAACGCCCGTCACTCAAAATCAATGTACACCTCATCGCCGCGAACGTCGACGGCGTACGTCTCCACGGGCATGACGCAGGGAAACGCAACCGCCGCCCCCGTCCGCACGTCAAACTTGCCGCCGTGCCGCG
Above is a genomic segment from Alicyclobacillus cycloheptanicus containing:
- a CDS encoding RrF2 family transcriptional regulator yields the protein MKVSQKTEYGLRAMVALAILAGQEQPISLPTIAESEAIPEQFLDQIVGKLRRAGFVKSVRGVNGGYMLSRPPEDISVGALVRVLEGSLSPIGCVTDRGADDGQAEENASENFCGRIRGCHTRSVWLRVTDAITRALDSISLADVMLDEVGVGAVVSADR